GCGATGATATTTTAGTTCTATACGAGCTTGAATAAAATTTTAAGAAAGGCATATCCTCGGATATGCCTTTTTTTGCGTATTAATGAATTGCTCCGACATTTCAATACTTTCGAATATCGGAATAATCCAGACAACGCGACAATAATGACTATAAACTAATGCCTCTCACTCCCGCCATTAACCAGTTTCTCCGCTAACTCCACAATTAATATATTAATTCCACCTACAATGCGCTTTCTTAGCACTGTGAATTGTCGGTATAAAGCATATGTGGCACAAAGAATTGCACTTTGACTTAAAGTCATACATGGTCGTAGTAACCATTACGTCGATTTACCTAATCGTTAACTCAGCATGAAGGATACTATGACTATTTTTGTAAGCAAAATAGACAAAAAGCTAATACGAATCGCAAAGGAAATGTTGACTGTATATTCACGGCAACTCGTCGTTATCCATGGTGGTCTTATTGGTCTGGCGCTTGTGGCCGGTGCGGTCTATATAGGCGCGCTCTTTTCGTCTGAGAGTTACGGTATAGCCTTCTTTCTGAAAGGACTACTCACTATTGTATTGTTTTGTGTTGCCATAGGCGTCGCATCAAATTGGTTAGCAGTACTTAGCAAACCTAATGAACAGAAAAAAACGTCCATTATAATTAATGGGTTTGCCGTATTTAAAGCACTCCCAAAAAAAATCATCGCCGTGTTAATTGCGGTGATTATAGTGATAGCATTTGCATTAGATACATTTTACGTTGTGCAACTACAAACAATAACGACCACAATGCCCACCAATCCAGCAATGCATATCATCGTTAGTTTTGCGGTCATATTAGGAATAACGATTTGCGCCAGCCTTACAGAACCAGTACTCGCGACGAAAGTGCGCTCACTACATAACAATAAATACTATCTAATATTCATCGCCAAAGCTTCAATCGTCACTACGATCTTTTATTATTTAAGTTGTCTCGTTCTGGACTTTGGCTCTCTCAATATTGCTATTGCGTTCGGTAGTTTTTGGAGTGCTCTACTTCTCGCTCATATCGATGGTTACTCACCGATATCAGAAAATAAAGTTTCTCAGTCTGTTGATTAATGTTTGAGAAGAAGAGTGACGGGTTCACATTTTAGATCACGGATAAAAGTTGATCTTTGATTGGAACCCATACATTTCAAATAGAATTAGGCAAATTCTTTTTCTAGATAAGCAATAATATCAGATGACTCATACATCCACGTGATTTCCCCAACGTTGTCGATACGTAAACATGGCACTTTAAGCGCACCGCCATTGGTTAATAGCGCTTCTCTATGAGTTGGATTGTTTTTGGCATCTAAAAGATCAATATTAATCGATTGACGTTTCATTGCTCGTCGAACT
This portion of the Vibrio sp. VB16 genome encodes:
- a CDS encoding glutaredoxin family protein, producing MKFVRWFLGKIILTLNFIFAPKGIKRSEASQQEVDNRASSMSLYQFEACPFCVKVRRAMKRQSINIDLLDAKNNPTHREALLTNGGALKVPCLRIDNVGEITWMYESSDIIAYLEKEFA